DNA from Canis lupus familiaris isolate Mischka breed German Shepherd chromosome 9, alternate assembly UU_Cfam_GSD_1.0, whole genome shotgun sequence:
AGTGGGGCTAGCGGAGGTATTTGGGCGCAGGATGGGGCAAGGGGTGCTTACGGGAATTGGAGGGGACGCGGTGTCTTATCCACCCCCGGATTTCTGGGCTCCGGCTCACGAGTCCCTCCAGTCCCGAGGGCCCGTGGATGATGTGCGTCTGGGCCgccccctccacctgccccccatccccccgggccgccgccgcgtCCCCTTTAAATGCCcgggagccggagcccgagccgcGGCTGGCGCTGCGGCTGCCGCAGCACCCGGGCCCACCGCAGTCCCCGCACGTCACAAGCGACTGTCCAATCACAGCGGCGCCGGCGCACATCAAAGGGGCGGGCGGCCTGCGGACCACGCCTTCAGGCTGCCCCGCAGGCTCGCGGAGCGCCCGCGCAGGTGGAGAGGCGCGCAGGGGGGAGAGCGGAGGAGAGGGGATGTGGAGCGCCTCCCTCGGGAGCAGCGTGGGGGGCACCCTCGCGGGAGCGGCTGCGGGGCTCCGCCGGAGTCCCTGCCTACACGCCCAGAAGTGCCAGGGCTGTGCCTCCGGGGCGCCGAGCCCCGAGATTTGCAGAAATGCACCCCTGCCGCCAGCCCCCATTCTCCTCTTCGCTCCTCCGCCGAGCGGTAGGCGCCGGTCGACCCAGCCGGGGAACCGCGTCGTCTCGCACGTGCGCCTAGCTCTGCCCTCCGCGCGGAGTCGCGGCACTCCTGGGACCCTTCCTCCCTTACAGGTGGCAGGGGGTCGCCGAGAAAGGGGTTCGCCGTGAGCAGTGATTTAAGGACCCAGTTGTTTGCCTTTTGCAAGTGATGTTGTAAATAAAAAACCCACTTTCTCTTGTGCTTGGTTAAGAGTTGGTGCCGAGCCGCCCTCCCCTGCGTCCCCGCCCGCCCCAGCAGtccagccgccgccgccccaAGCTccatctgccctccctcccatGGTTGAGGGGTTGAGGAGAAGCTTATGCTTCGACTACAGCGGAGAGCGGGAAGTTATATATACCGAGAACCTATTATGAACCAGGCACTAGGGTACTAGGTCTCTGCACTTATGGTTGAATATTCACAAAGGGGCAGTTATTTGCCGGGAGTTCAAACCTAGGCACACCTGGCCCATGGGGTCACAAAGGAGCTGCGTGGATGCAGAGCCTAGAAGCCCTCAGGCCTGGGTCAAAATCTCTCCGTGCCCCGCTCTTCCAAGAGAGCCAGTGGGTGGAAAGGCCCTCTATGATCTGGGAACCCTTGGCACAGGAAACCAGACAGGGAACTGCGGTCGCAAGGAATTCTGTGCAGGGCCTAGGGGTCCCTTAAAGAACAGGCCAGGGGAAAacgaaaaaaaacaaacaaacaaacaaaaaaaaaacaggacaggTGTGTGCTGTTTCCACATGTACAAAGGAGAATGAATGCTTCACAGCATTTACGTGATGTTTCCTGGGGACTTCCCTCCTCCGGAACACACCTGCCCTGTTTGCCGGGTGAGCCCGACCTCTGTCACACATCCtgaagctccttttttttttttctgaagctccTTTTATTACACCGATCACTTGTGTGCTACCAAAGCACGTGGTAAATGCTGTCAGTATAGTATCACGTGTCAGTAAAGATAATCCGCACCACTCTATGAAACGACTCGTGGCGTCTCTTGCTGTTGGGCAATCAAGGCACAAGCAGTTGAGCTTGCCCAGGATCACCCAGCAGGTGAATGGTAGAGCTGGGCTCCCAGCCTGGTTGCCTTCGCCTTTACCCCACACCGTGCCCTTCGTTCGGTGTCTGCTACCCCTTCTCTCCTGTCAGCAGTAGAGGGGCAGAGACCACATTTGTCTTATGGAGTGGTGTCCCCCATGGCCCCCAGCACAGAGACTGTGGCACACTGTAGGTCTTAGATGTTCGTTGTGGTGAAGCACGTTGCCTGCTGTGTTTGGCTCAACCTAGTGCCCTGTCTGTGTCTCCTCGTTTCATCTAGCAGGGTACTCCAGGGTTATCCCCATTCTCctacaaggaaactgaggctcagaaagaccAGATGAGTTGTCCAAGGTCATCCCTGGGGACATCCTTGTCCCCAAGGAGGCACTAGATTCAAATCAAGATCCTGGTGATTAACATCCTTTCAGCTATTTCCAAATTCACTaatggggctggggtgggcaggTAACTTTCTGTGGCGGCCTAAGCCAGTTCTTACTATCCACCTCTTGCCTTCCAGCCATGGGAGGACCAAAGCTCACAGGATATTTGTGCAAAGTGCCTTTGTGGAATAAATCTAGAAACTCCCAGGTCCCCCTACACTAAGTGTTTCAGGACACAAtcctacctccctctctctctttttttaaagattttatttatttattcatgagagacacacagagaggcagagatacagacagaggagaagcaggctccacgcaggaagcccgatgtgggactcgatcctgggactccaggatcacgttctgagccaaaggtgtagatgctcaaccgctaagccacctaggtgtccctaatcCTACCTCTCTTAAACTTTCCCCTCTCGTTGTGCCAATGAACACAGTTGGACAGTTGGACAAGATGAGTGATCAGCCACATGTCTAAAGACcgacaggaagggaaggggaatcctaccccccacctcctcccggCCCCCAGCAGGGTGAGGCCTCTGCTCAGCACTCAGCTGCAGAACTTCCTCTCTTCCTGTGGGGTTCACCTTAGAACTCCAGGCAGTCATTCTGGCAGAGAGCTTATGGGGTCATCTGAGGTGACAGAGACAGGAGTCTCCAGTGAAGCCTGATTCAGGTGGCCAGGAATGGGGCTCTCAAGCTGGTCTTGACAAAGAGGGTGTGAAGGTTTTGGTGTAGAGCCAGGGAGGGCAGGAATTGGGATTAGGGACTCTGGCTCTCAGgcctggtggggggtggggggtgcaaggctgaagcaggaggggcagatggcctccttcctccctacACTCCACCTGGGGAAGGACGATTTTCTATCGGGTCCATAGTCCCCACAACAAGCCTGGCAGATGgtattagtattctttttttttttttttttagtattctcaTACCAATGAAAAAGCAGAAGCGTGGGGACATTAAGAAAGTGCCTTGCCCAAGGACGCTGTGTAGCAAGTAGTGATCCGCCCAGATGTTCGGGTCATGACTTCTCTGTAGGAGGCTTCAGGGACCTGTTGACCACACAGGTGGGTTGGCGCAAGACGCCACGGGGACTGCCCCGTTCAGGCAGTTCTGCAAGTTCTATTGTCATTGCTCTGGGTCTAAGGCCTTGTGCTGGGGCGTAGGGACCAGAGCTGAATAAATCCCCTTTCaagtctctcctctccttcctagACAACAGCCGCTAGTGTCGATGGAGTGCTCACTGTGTGCCGAGCAGTGTTCTAAAGGCTCaactcgggggatccctgggtggctcagtggtttagtgcctgcctttggcccagggcgtgatcctggagtcctgggatcgagttccatatcgggctccccgcatggagcctgcttctccctctgcctgtgtctctgcctctctctctctgtgtctctcatgaataaataaataaaatcttaaaaaaaaaaaataaaggctcaaCTCTCTTCGTTCTCACATCAACCCTATGATCTCTTAGTTcctccagtttacagatgagaaaaaggaGGCACAGAGTATGTATGTAATTTGTTCAAGGTCCCAGAGCTCGGGAGTGGCAGAAgcaagatttgaatccaggcagtcaGCAGCAGAGTTTCATTTTTAACCAGAACATCATGTGGCCGGCCTCAGAAGTTTCCAGAGTTTTGAGTTGCCCTTCTCTGTGGATGGGACTTGGCTGCCCCACCCCGACCCTGGTGCTTGGAAGAATCTGGCAATAACATAGGCGGAGGTTCAGATTTTCAGAGCTGCATCCCGTCGGTAGCTGTGGACTGTCTCCTGCTCTCCCAGGCAGCCCTGCAATGTGGTATTCCTTTGCACTTTCTTTCATTGACAGCTATTAACTGTGTCAGGTGCTGGGAGATGAGATCTTGAAGAAGACACAGaccctgccctcagggaacttCCAGGCTAGAGAGGAGATGCAGATAAGGGAACAGGCCTTCCCAGAACTGTGTCCGAGAACAGCGAACAGCGGGCAGATCTGCTGTACCTGTGACTACCAGGGCAATAGTGTCTTGGACTTCAGCGGGTAAAGCAGCTGGGACCTGGGGTACCTCCGGGATAAGGAGGAGACTCATAATTCAGGGGTCGGGTTCCCCCCCCAGCCAAGATGCCCCGTCCTGACCACTCTCCTTCCTTGTCCCACCCTAACTTCTGGTCCTGCCTGCTGCTGGCTTccactctcctcttcctctacACCCCCTGAGCAGCCTGGAGACACTCCAGAACCACTTTCTTCCCACCCTGCATCttttcctccctgccttccccagtCCAGCCCATCTCCCACAACAGACTCACCCAGACAGAGCTGTCCACTGTCCCCCTCCAGTAAACTGCAAGGATGGGGAGTCAtgtggcagagagaagcaggtaaAGACGAggtgcaggggcgcctgggtggctcaggttagTTCAGAGTCTGCCTTAGGCTGCGCtgatgattccagggtcctgggatcaagccctgcattgggctccctgctcagtgtggagtctgcctctatccgcccccccccccccatcatactctctcattctctcttgctctctcttaaacaaatataatcttaaaaaaaaaaaaaaaaagagagagggaatgagagaagtAAATGTGCAGACATCCTTTCTACTGCCTGGCAGACACAGCAGTTGATCAAGAAAGTCCAAAAAGTCACCTCCTCCCCGCCCTAGGGTCACCTTTGGGGACTCAAAGAAGTCCTTGAGATCTGACTCAAATCCCACTTGCTGGGATATTTCCTCTCATTTGTCTTCCAAGGCACCCTCCTGTGTAATGGCTTTCAGAGACTTAAAATCTGCCACtccatttcctccattttttGCAAATGTCACCTTAAAGAGAACAAAGTGAttttgcctctgcctgcctcGTGTCCCTGGTTACTTCTTGCATCCCTCTTCCACTCACAGTGTGTAACAGCCTTCTTTCTGGTTTTCAAATGTGCTGCCACAggccctttgcacttgctgtaGCCTCTTTCCAGAGTACTTCCCACCCCATCCATGGTTTCCCACTGAGTTCAGGGTTATGCTCATCCATCTGTCACTTCTAAAAGGAAACTTGAGCTGCCCAGACACCCTCCCTTTCTTCTTACACACCTACACAGCACCCTGGGCTTCTCCTAGCTGATTGAGTAATATCTGTACCCATCAGACTGTCCGCTCGGTGAGTATAGGAACCATggtgtccccagcacctagcGCAAGCCTTGATCTGGAGTAGCTGCTCAAAAAGCATTTGTTGCCTGAATTATTGTAAGCCTCTCAATCTAGGCTACTTGTGTGGGGTGTGGCCCGAGGCCTGGATGACGGCACA
Protein-coding regions in this window:
- the LOC111097371 gene encoding translation initiation factor IF-2-like isoform X1; this translates as MMCVWAAPSTCPPSPRAAAASPLNAREPEPEPRLALRLPQHPGPPQSPHVTSDCPITAAPAHIKGAGGLRTTPSGCPAGSRSARAGGEARRGESGGEGMWSASLGSSVGGTLAGAAAGLRRSPCLHAQKCQGCASGAPSPEICRNAPLPPAPILLFAPPPSGGRGSPRKGFAVSSDLRTQLFAFCK